In Thermococcus sp. MV5, the following are encoded in one genomic region:
- a CDS encoding magnesium-dependent phosphatase-1, producing the protein MKLLILDLDGTLWDHYDASRLVPPFEVNGNELIDSYGNKLRLFEGVVEFLRWAKGRFLLSIASWNVEELVRPILEEFGIWHYFVFPKIENHPNKADMMLRTLEQLQTIGYKIDEVIYVDDRTLHLEEVKKAIPEIRFVHMWKDVKNFEELKFYLIERGWGEESGTFDS; encoded by the coding sequence ATGAAATTGCTGATTTTAGACCTAGATGGTACTTTGTGGGATCACTATGATGCATCCAGGTTGGTTCCTCCATTTGAAGTCAATGGGAATGAATTAATTGATTCTTATGGAAATAAATTGAGACTTTTTGAGGGGGTTGTAGAGTTTTTAAGATGGGCAAAAGGTAGATTTCTCTTGAGTATTGCAAGCTGGAATGTAGAAGAATTGGTTCGACCTATCCTTGAAGAGTTTGGTATTTGGCATTATTTTGTTTTTCCTAAAATTGAAAATCATCCAAATAAAGCCGACATGATGCTTAGGACTCTCGAACAACTTCAAACTATTGGATATAAAATAGATGAAGTAATCTATGTTGATGATAGAACTCTTCATTTAGAAGAGGTTAAAAAGGCAATTCCAGAGATAAGGTTTGTTCATATGTGGAAAGATGTAAAAAACTTTGAAGAACTTAAATTTTACCTTATAGAAAGAGGCTGGGGTGAGGAAAGTGGAACTTTTGATAGTTAG
- a CDS encoding DUF366 family protein encodes MELLIVRGKRIDYDGSAIKSHWAYRNFGVLGNSIVIFRGRCNVKVEEMIDIEDLRQKKEIKSDDMVHYIIEVFEVPNVFLASVLQKLFIVKLCEVLEAYGIRTSRRGDDIYVNEKKLSISIATISPVSIKVHIGINVEAKGIPEEVSAIGLKELGIVDVDRFMEVSGKALVEEFLKAKKDSLKVRWAE; translated from the coding sequence GTGGAACTTTTGATAGTTAGGGGTAAGAGGATTGATTATGATGGCTCTGCCATAAAAAGTCACTGGGCATACAGGAACTTTGGAGTTCTAGGGAATTCAATAGTCATTTTCAGAGGAAGATGTAACGTCAAAGTTGAAGAGATGATAGATATTGAGGATCTCCGTCAGAAAAAGGAGATAAAAAGTGATGACATGGTTCATTATATAATAGAGGTGTTTGAGGTTCCAAATGTTTTCTTAGCGTCAGTCCTCCAAAAACTCTTTATAGTAAAGCTCTGTGAAGTTTTGGAAGCATACGGAATACGAACTTCCAGACGTGGCGATGACATTTATGTTAATGAGAAAAAACTTAGCATCTCCATTGCTACAATCTCTCCGGTGAGTATTAAAGTTCATATAGGGATAAATGTGGAGGCAAAAGGAATACCCGAAGAAGTTAGCGCAATAGGTCTAAAAGAACTTGGAATAGTTGATGTTGACAGATTTATGGAAGTGAGTGGAAAAGCACTGGTAGAAGAATTCTTAAAGGCTAAAAAGGATAGCCTAAAAGTTAGATGGGCTGAATAG